The following are encoded together in the Triticum dicoccoides isolate Atlit2015 ecotype Zavitan chromosome 6B, WEW_v2.0, whole genome shotgun sequence genome:
- the LOC119325397 gene encoding protein TIFY 6b-like codes for MEMDFLGPRSAPRHAMPLVARRDAEDDGEPWRLASPAHFAYPDVCAAAAHRHHPTAPSYQLHAPPPPPLHPQAFPCAIPASSLQGPQVVHRAAYSPDRRCSAAQLTIFYAGSVHVFDNVTKEKAEQITFMAAKAAQAGRSPPLRRALRQSESAPVPDERKQMPLARACSDPVHPSPQALFMLPHRDVPLARSASLARFLERRKRKQRTANAATPYSRREISPGSVDTFRMVSPGSTTLSGNTELSWFFGDEKLGSRDEEALDTELKM; via the exons ATGGAGATGGACTTTCTGGGCCCACGATCGGCGCCGCGGCATGCGATGCCGCTCGTGGCGCGACGCGATGCCGAGGACGACGGCGAGCCCTGGCGTCTCGCTTCACCGGCACACTTCGCGTATCCGGACGTGTGCGCGGCGGCGGCTCATCGCCACCACCCGACGGCGCCGTCGTACCAG ctgcacgcgccgccgccgccgcctctgcatCCCCAAGCCTTCCCGTGCGCCATTCCCGCCTCGTCCCTGCAAGGCCCGCAGGTAGTCCACCGTGCAGCGTACTCGCCCGATCGGAG GTGCTCCGCCGCGCAGCTGACGATATTCTACGCAGGTTCAGTGCATGTGTTCGACAACGTGACGAAGGAAAAG GCCGAGCAGATCACGTTCATGGCCGCGAAGGCAGCTCAAGCAGGCCGCAGCCCTCCCCTTCGTCGGGCGCTGCGGCAATCGGAATCTGCTCCGGTCCCCGACGAAAGAAAGCAGATGCCACTGGCGAGAGCTTGCAGCGATCCTGTGCACCCTTCGCCACAGGCATTGTTTATGCTGCCGCATAGAG atgTTCCGCTGGCCAGGAGTGCGTCCCTTGCCCGCTTCCTCGAGAGACGCAAGCGAAAGCAAAG GACAGCAAATGCAGCAACGCCTTACTCTCGTAGGGAGATATCCCCTGGTAGCGTGGACACTTTCCGCATGGTCTCGCCAGGAAGCACAACACTATCCGGCAACACCGAACTGTCATGGTTCTTCGGAGATGAAAAGCTGGGAAGCCGCGACGAGGAGGCGCTGGACACGGAGCTCAAGATGTAG